One part of the Acidimicrobiia bacterium genome encodes these proteins:
- a CDS encoding ABC transporter substrate-binding protein encodes MLPQKRTPRAWGTVVVLIVGAVIAAACGGSHGTAAPSGSTTAPSGTTAPAAAKFGTLPSPCGHGDAKGATAKGVTDSSITIGYGDDAGYASAPGLDKEMSDAVKAMIGWCNQQGGINGRTVVGKYYDAKTLQVTQAMTQACNDKVFMLVGQGYVLDAGQEQIRIGCKLSTIPGFAVGTAFAHGSGMQQPIPGPGDEVPDSAAFQIAKLFPDAVKKAAVVYAKFPATQETRDREVAGYPAAGWKFLNCDQVYAVTGESDWKPLASNLKSCGAEVVDWVGSPDPNLENFLNAARQVGFEPKAWVTDPNQYVASFATWNGQNDGAANNVYVRMTGVPFSLASQAPAVQQYMSLLSASHGTIGLLGEQSASSFLLWATGVKSCGSNVTAKCVLDSAAQQKQWTGGGLHIPTDPGKNTAPDCGMLLKLQGSTWEKVAPTSGELFDCNPKYVIKGITTAALQAAKLNSDRIATEFGTFTPS; translated from the coding sequence ATGTTGCCGCAGAAGCGCACGCCGCGCGCGTGGGGAACCGTCGTGGTGCTCATCGTGGGTGCGGTGATCGCCGCCGCGTGTGGCGGGAGCCACGGCACCGCGGCACCGAGCGGGAGCACGACCGCGCCGAGCGGCACGACTGCACCGGCGGCCGCGAAGTTCGGCACGTTGCCGTCGCCCTGCGGGCACGGTGACGCGAAGGGCGCGACCGCGAAAGGAGTGACCGACTCGTCGATCACGATCGGCTACGGCGACGACGCGGGCTACGCGTCGGCGCCCGGTCTCGACAAGGAGATGTCGGACGCGGTCAAGGCGATGATCGGCTGGTGCAACCAACAGGGCGGCATCAACGGCCGCACGGTCGTCGGCAAGTACTACGACGCGAAGACGCTCCAGGTCACGCAGGCGATGACGCAGGCGTGCAACGACAAGGTGTTCATGCTCGTCGGCCAGGGTTACGTGCTCGACGCGGGGCAGGAACAGATCCGCATCGGCTGCAAGCTGTCGACGATCCCGGGCTTCGCGGTCGGCACCGCGTTCGCGCACGGCTCGGGCATGCAGCAACCGATTCCCGGCCCCGGTGACGAGGTTCCCGACTCCGCGGCCTTCCAGATCGCGAAGCTCTTTCCCGACGCGGTGAAGAAGGCCGCGGTCGTGTACGCGAAGTTCCCCGCGACCCAGGAGACACGCGACCGCGAGGTCGCGGGCTACCCCGCCGCGGGATGGAAGTTCCTGAACTGCGACCAGGTCTACGCGGTGACGGGGGAGTCGGACTGGAAGCCGCTCGCGAGCAACCTCAAGTCGTGCGGCGCGGAGGTGGTCGACTGGGTGGGCTCGCCCGACCCGAACCTCGAGAACTTCCTCAACGCGGCGCGCCAGGTCGGCTTCGAGCCCAAGGCGTGGGTCACCGACCCGAACCAGTACGTTGCGAGCTTCGCGACCTGGAACGGGCAGAACGACGGTGCCGCGAACAACGTGTACGTGCGGATGACCGGGGTGCCGTTCTCGCTCGCGAGTCAGGCACCCGCGGTGCAGCAGTACATGAGCCTGCTCTCGGCCTCGCACGGCACGATCGGTCTCCTCGGTGAGCAGTCGGCGTCGTCGTTCCTGCTCTGGGCGACCGGCGTGAAGTCGTGCGGGTCCAACGTCACCGCGAAGTGCGTGCTCGACTCGGCCGCGCAGCAGAAGCAGTGGACCGGCGGGGGGCTGCACATCCCGACCGACCCCGGAAAGAACACCGCGCCCGACTGCGGCATGTTGCTGAAGCTCCAGGGCTCGACGTGGGAGAAGGTCGCGCCGACGAGCGGCGAGCTCTTCGACTGCAACCCGAAGTACGTGATCAAGGGCATCACGACCGCGGCGCTGCAGGCGGCGAAGCTCAACTCCGATCGCATCGCGACCGAGTTCGGTACCTTCACGCCCAGCTGA
- a CDS encoding ABC transporter permease yields the protein MNLLINGLITGAVFAIAASGLVVTYSTSGVFNFAHGALGMLCAYVYWDLRVNDNHQWPLFPKGHWPAPLALGFVLLVFAPLVGALLYRVVIRGLQDTSEIVKLVVPISVLLALIGLANWVWKPDEPHSIQPFFGPDHQVTVFGVTLLWHDLTILFVAIALAVALRILLSRSRVGVSMRAVVDDRSLVELNGARPDRVSLVSWMVGVSLSALAGILITPFEGGSLSSTLLTLLVINAFAAAMFGRLRSLPLTFVGALVLGFATRMAFQKPTGLVPKSFDWGSNLRLAVPMLILFVVLLALPQDRLRGAVVTRTRERFAMPSTNDALVSAVAFVVGVFLLTRIMAPSALLTLSDALAASIVILSLVLLVGYAGEVSLATMALAGIGGTVLFHHVGHDPTSRAGPMAFVIAMVVCALVGAVIAMPALRLRGLYLALATAAFSLAVEQMLFKEYTASRRIYPAALVLLVGIGLAAVYRGFRARRARGAVIAAIASGAVLAFAATNHWLAHERWSPIFPNGDLQVPRPRLFGIDFAPQRNFALLLAVVFAVLGVGLILLRRSAYGRRLTAMKNSPAACATLGMSVFRLKLSVFMISAAIAGLGGCLFAQEVGAVTSDRFSLFESMTILMLLVVAGTGYVAGGLTAGLLYAAAFVALGNILTKLGQDFTAFQGWTAWLVQLTALLPALIGIALGRDPSGFLGEAFRPWRPLIHGRRPVFFAGVVAEIGLWLLAWRHVIGNWPFALATIALAMLLPRVAPWIDPTLRVAAGDGAAGADVPLELVGIERPFTVADVRALDTALGLTVQS from the coding sequence ATGAACCTGCTGATCAACGGGCTCATCACCGGGGCGGTATTCGCGATCGCGGCGAGCGGCCTCGTGGTCACGTACTCGACGTCGGGCGTCTTCAACTTCGCGCACGGCGCGCTCGGCATGCTCTGCGCGTACGTCTACTGGGACCTGCGGGTCAACGACAACCACCAGTGGCCGCTTTTCCCGAAAGGGCACTGGCCCGCGCCACTCGCGCTCGGGTTCGTGCTGCTCGTGTTCGCGCCGCTGGTCGGCGCGTTGCTCTACCGGGTCGTGATCCGCGGGCTCCAGGACACGTCGGAGATCGTGAAGCTCGTCGTGCCGATCTCGGTGCTGCTCGCACTCATCGGTCTCGCGAACTGGGTGTGGAAGCCCGACGAGCCGCACTCGATCCAGCCGTTCTTCGGTCCCGATCACCAGGTGACGGTGTTCGGTGTCACGCTGCTCTGGCACGACCTCACGATCCTGTTCGTCGCGATCGCGCTCGCGGTCGCGCTGCGGATCCTGCTCTCGCGTTCGCGCGTCGGCGTGTCGATGCGCGCGGTCGTCGACGACCGGTCGCTCGTGGAGCTCAACGGTGCACGACCCGACCGCGTGTCGCTCGTCAGCTGGATGGTCGGCGTATCGCTCTCCGCCCTCGCGGGCATCCTCATCACGCCGTTCGAAGGCGGTTCGCTGAGCTCCACCCTGCTCACGCTGCTCGTGATCAACGCGTTCGCGGCCGCGATGTTCGGCCGCTTGCGCAGTCTGCCGCTCACGTTCGTCGGCGCGCTGGTGCTCGGGTTCGCGACCCGCATGGCGTTCCAGAAGCCGACGGGCCTCGTCCCGAAGTCGTTCGACTGGGGGAGCAACCTCCGGCTCGCGGTCCCGATGCTGATCCTCTTCGTCGTGCTCCTCGCGCTGCCGCAGGACCGACTGCGCGGCGCGGTCGTCACCCGCACACGCGAGCGCTTCGCGATGCCGTCGACGAACGACGCGCTCGTGAGCGCGGTCGCGTTCGTCGTCGGCGTCTTCCTGCTGACGCGGATCATGGCGCCCTCGGCGTTGCTGACGCTGAGCGACGCGCTCGCCGCGTCGATCGTCATCCTCTCGCTCGTGTTGTTGGTCGGCTACGCGGGCGAGGTGAGCCTGGCGACGATGGCGCTCGCGGGCATCGGCGGCACCGTGCTCTTCCACCACGTCGGTCACGACCCGACGAGCCGCGCGGGGCCGATGGCCTTTGTGATCGCGATGGTGGTGTGCGCGCTCGTCGGCGCGGTGATCGCGATGCCCGCGCTGCGGCTACGCGGTCTCTACCTCGCGCTCGCGACCGCCGCGTTCTCGCTCGCGGTCGAGCAGATGCTGTTCAAGGAGTACACCGCGTCGCGCCGCATCTATCCCGCGGCGCTCGTGCTGCTCGTCGGCATCGGTCTTGCGGCGGTGTACCGGGGCTTCCGCGCGCGCCGGGCACGCGGTGCGGTGATCGCCGCGATCGCGTCGGGTGCGGTGCTCGCGTTCGCGGCGACGAACCACTGGCTCGCGCACGAGCGCTGGAGCCCGATCTTCCCGAACGGCGACCTCCAGGTGCCACGCCCCCGACTGTTCGGGATCGACTTCGCGCCGCAGCGCAACTTCGCGCTGCTGCTCGCGGTCGTGTTCGCAGTGCTCGGCGTCGGGCTCATCCTGCTGCGGCGCAGCGCGTACGGGCGGCGGCTCACCGCGATGAAGAACAGCCCGGCCGCGTGCGCGACGCTCGGCATGAGCGTCTTCCGTCTCAAGCTGTCGGTGTTCATGATCTCGGCGGCGATCGCGGGCCTCGGCGGTTGCCTCTTCGCGCAGGAGGTCGGCGCGGTCACGAGCGACCGGTTCAGCCTCTTCGAGTCGATGACGATCCTCATGCTGCTCGTCGTCGCGGGCACCGGCTACGTCGCGGGTGGGTTGACGGCGGGGCTCCTGTACGCGGCCGCGTTCGTCGCGCTCGGCAACATCCTCACGAAGCTCGGGCAGGACTTCACCGCGTTCCAGGGCTGGACCGCGTGGCTCGTGCAGCTCACCGCGCTCCTGCCTGCGCTCATCGGCATCGCCCTCGGTCGCGATCCGAGCGGTTTCCTCGGCGAGGCGTTCCGTCCGTGGCGGCCGTTGATCCACGGCCGGCGGCCGGTGTTCTTCGCCGGCGTCGTCGCCGAGATCGGGTTGTGGCTTCTCGCGTGGCGGCACGTGATCGGCAACTGGCCGTTCGCGCTCGCGACGATCGCGCTCGCCATGCTGCTGCCGCGCGTCGCGCCGTGGATCGAT